Below is a genomic region from Eupeodes corollae chromosome 1, idEupCoro1.1, whole genome shotgun sequence.
TTCCAAAGGTTCAATGCAACAGATCAAGGCAAACTGGCTTGAAATTGACATACATttgtgaaatttgaaaaaaaaaatggttttaatttgaacttttcaaggGTGAACACCATTGATGAATTTCGCTTCGCTTTTGTGTAATAACTGAAGACTGAAGAAACAAAAGCCTGATATGAAAACTGAACATGGAGAATAGAAATCGAGAAGTAAGacgacaaacattttaatttgccTACAAAACATGAAAGATGTCTAAAAATACATATCAACattctatattattttttcttttttttgcaaggTTCATCCATTTTATTCGCTTCTTAGTTGCTTcgttataatatataaatacatattcttacacttatttgtaataataaaatattaactcataaatacaattttttaaatttgttttcattattttctgtttgttgcttgattttattttttagttttattttgttaatatctttcttttttgtattattcacTTTTTGAGTTAGGGATAGAACGATGTAACAGAACGATTTCAAATGATTTCAGTTTACCATAAATCTAGTTCTCAATTTGTATGTttgaatagaaatagaaaaccaTTCAAAACTGAAGATATTCGTACAAACTTAGGAGAGATcacaaaaacagaagaaaacaaataaaaatatttaaaacaaacaacggAAATCAGTTTTCCTTcaacaatttataataattattaaaacttataaagtagaacattttaatttcatatttgcATACctaaggttttgttttttgtgtgaaatgaaaatcaaagtGGTCGTGAGGGATCACGTTAGTTTTAGGGGGAATTGATTTGTTCTTCATTTTAAGGGCGTAAACTgggaaacaaaaaaactattttttttttaaatttaatatttttctttttttcacataTTAGTTATCATTTAgttaatttgtagttttttttgcgatttttctttctttttttttcaaaatgtatatctttttaataatagTATAAGaagtttcaataataataataataatattaaatgaaagCAGCACTACCTAGAATCTGGAATTTCATTTGAAGCAGACATTGAAGAGcttgttgttttcatttctcGCGTTGGCTTTTGCTGATTGGGACCCTGTTGCGGTTGGGTGCCGCCACCAGCACCACCACCCACGGCTACGGGTGGTGGTGGTGGACGGCCACGTCTTTCGAGGACCATTGTTGAGGCAGTGGCGAGGCCTTGGGTGCCACCTTTGCCTCCAGACGACGTTGGTTTCTTTTTAGAAACGGCGTTGTTTGAATTGTATGACGTCTGATGCTGGAGTGAGTATTCTTCGACAAAGTCCTCTGGACATGTCTGCTGCTGTTGGTCACGGTTCATTGTGTTGTTGTTCATGACAGTTTGTTCATCACTGGTTGTTTCATTACTTGCAATGGCTGCGTTACTATGTACAGTTGTAATGCCATCGCTGTCACTGCTGTGGGGTCTCTCTGATTGCGATTTGGCATTTTTGTGTTTACTAATGCTATTCCAATCTGAATCATGTTTAAAACTGGCCAGAGTGGAAAGAAGCATAGCCTGAACGTAAAGAGATCtagaaagatattttaaattgtaatatttgaaaagtaatacGCTAGATTAGTGTTCTTACCGATCAGCACGATCCTTTTCAAGCCGTGCTAGTTCATCCTCACTCAATGTAGGAGTCATAAATTTGGAAAGCAAGAACTGAGAAGATTGACCACCACCATCAGATGTGTTTGTGTTGCCTGCACCACTGCCATTAACAGCTGGCTGTAGAAATTGACATGACGACAAACCGAAATCGTTAACTGTCAACACAGATGTATTCAATGGTACTTCTCTGGTATTGAGCGCAGAACCACCGCTGCCACTTGTGCCACCCACATTTGACTGTGATTGTTGAATCGATGATGTGGTTGTGTTATTAACAGTCCATTCGGTGGCACGGCATCCACCTGTACCGgcgccaccgccgccgctgcTGCTTGGAGTACCTGAACTACCATTGCCAATTTCTTGCATTGTTGCATTTGAACTGGATGAAGACACCATTGGGTGTGCTTGACGCCTTGGTAATCTTTCTAATTGTTGCCGAGAAGCCTAAACATTAAGCAAACACTATAGCAAAATtccattcaaatttaattgatttatgctTGCTCTTACAATTACCTGCTGTCGTTCTAGTTGGATTTGCATCTGGAGCTGTTGTAATTGAGATGACTGTGAACCACTTCCACCACCACGACGGACACCTGATAGTTGTGACAATAGCTCAGCAATCGGATCAACCGAATCACGACCAGATGGTGATAAAGCTGATAGGCCACTTGAAGAATTAACTAGCATATTTGACCTACGAGATCGCGGTCCGCCTAATGTACGTCCTGGAATTCGACGTACCCCACCACCGTGACGAATTGCTGATGGCTCATCGTATTGTTTTGGTTAAGGAAAATAAATTCATGActcgatagaaaaaaaaatggaggcaaaatacatttttagtatgTTATAACTTTCTACCGCCCAAGTAAtgacaaaaacaattattaaaacaaaaagcttCTGAGTTGGCCTGAACTGACTTAGTTACTTCGTTAggtataaagaaaaaagtcgagggtgaataataaatattgaaataaattacgacacaaaatatgaaaattggaGAATTTCATATACTCTGGGAGGATCGTTCAGTTCTTAAGGCCGCTCACCTTTAAAATATTTCGTTCCTTGCACCTGCTTAGTACTCTTTAAAATAACCTTTAATTTCTTCTAGTATTTATGTACCTTGTTTGTAAGAACTATGATGCACCCACCATAGCCTCCCTTGAAAAACGACCAATCACATGAactaatttctttgtttttcgaTTTGTATGAAGAAAATCGTTCGCACAAACGataatatttgttcttttttcctTACAGAACTAGAAAAATATACCAAACAACTTAAAcaaggtacattttttaaacttagaaaTTTTTCAGAAGATTTATAAAAACTCTTAATAGCTTTTCAGTTGTTATATAAAATCATCTGTTCGAAAAGTCGTGAGGCAAACGCTTAATTTGATGCTTGTGAGTTTCGTCGATAAGGTAAGCATCAATATCTTTTGTCCAACATCCTAAGCTTAAAGTAATTTTGTGTAAATACAATAGTTAAATTCACAAAGTTAGATTTTAAAAGCAATGTTGGACTGGATTAAAACATGAAAGGACAATAGGCATTTTGGAACCCAATCCAATAGGCATAAGTGTAGTATAATTTAATACTTTCGGAGAATAGAATAATGGCAATATTATCGTAAAAGAAGCAATGATTCCtgtgttttcgtgttttatcaCTTATATGTAAGGATAAGACGAACCACCTCTCACAGCATCTTACCAAAATTTTCTTGAATAGCCAGATGTATTAAATAAACCCTAAAGCAAATTAACCCTGTAATGCATAAAtgtataaatagatttttaagaaactttttaccAAATCTTAAAACTGTAGTTATAGGGTACTGCTGAGGTAGGGGGGAAAGTAATTAGTTATTAGTACAAGCATAGAGGATATAAAATCTGGAAAAGACAAACAAGTGTATTTATACTTTTACTTATAAAATCTCTTAAGATACAGCTAGTCGAGTCAAGCGCCATAGTAGACGTGAATGTGTTTCAAAATGCCGTCCTAATAAGCTACGATTCATCATTGAAACGGACAACCGCCCatacaaaaatggtttttgaataataaatgaaaaaaaacgacaaATATTATCAATTTGGATCTACACTGGTTCTTAATTCAATACAAATGTGAGAATGGAAAGACTTTGAGAACAGATCAAAGAGCATGTAATACGCATTGAATTTCCAATGTGCTTCAAATCGTTCATCATCGCcgatttttaaacaattgaaaaagaTTGAAGAAAATATACTCTTTTCAACAAGATGTTATCTTCTTTAAAATGGAGTACTTTTATTCCTTGAATATTTCAGCTATTATGATTTTGAACATTTGTTATCTTTCAAATTCAGTTTAAGActttaatattaagtttaagAGAAATCGTCATTGTTTGTTAGTTTAAGCCAGTCCTAGAGCCGATTCTTGAATTTCCACATATGTGAACAAATTGTAccataaaagctttttaaatggGGTTACAAAGTATGAACTTAGTTAAATgcgtgtttataaaaaaaaaatagtctaagaAAATTTGAGAGTGGAGTGATAACCAAAATTCATTCATGTGAATGAAATGTAACCGTCTGGCAGGTTTTATTTCAGTCGAGGTACAAGCAGGGTAAACGTtcgaaaattgttatttttccgATTTTAAGGTCCAGATGAAAACCACATGTTAAAATATCAGAAATACCAtacattaaaatatcaaaaatctttccctgattaagcctagtacgctgctgatgcgaaacgaaatttcccatacaaaaatgacatgacgaaatcataaacgaaaaatttcgctgtgcttttcgtttttcagtacgctgctgaacaacgaaatgtgtcattttagtggatagctgtactagattttttagtacaattctccactcttttcgttctcaatttaattgcccggtatattaattgcttgcgaaattttgacgtttaatttatttattggaaaaaattgtttacaaatcaaaattgaaaattgtttactcgtgactttcggtgattttcattttaatatatatatgtatatataatatatacacaaatatttttccgttgtggttttcgttttaatttcgctctacacttggagaccaccgaaaaatttcgtttcgcatcagcagcgtactaggctttacaAAAAAGTACGAGATTTAAAAAGTGGAgagattaaaaaaatgtctggaGACTTGATGAAATTGAccacagaaaaagaaaatatcagtaATCCTTTTTCGGATACAACACATCAGCAGAGTGATAGACATCTGCACTGGTAAATGTGCATCCCAGtccatttgaaattgtttaaatcagTGCAAAGTCGATCGCaagagatttgaaaaaaaattattaatgttaatgttaaagTCAAAGGCTGTTGCATGTGATTTAAACTAAAAAGGTTAGACATTTTATAGGAATGATATTTTCAATAGCATCACAGAGTTCATCCACCATTAAtatgaagacattttttaaatatccacTTCCGTTCCTCAATGTGGATATTTAGATGGATCGATTATAACATTGAAATGGTTTAATGAAATTGCGGCCCCAAAAACTATTGAACATTTCTATGTAAACTaaaatgaagacaccaaaggTGAACACATTGATAGTGGTCAAATCTTTACTTTCAGTGTGATGGATCTGatgattaatgatttttttttatacaatcaattttcaaataaattgtttgattttttaacaatttgatgaTGTaatgagatatttgcatttatttgCTTCGTTTAAATTAAAGACGCATTTCTTATGATCGTTTAAGATGCTCATTCTAATAAGGAGAAGTGTTTTGATATAGGAAAGAAGTTATTAtggttttaagttgaaaaatgcatttaaaaaagcgTATGATGCGTCTGGGcacacatttttgtaatcagGGGAATTTTCTGATATTTTGCTATACCTTTCCTATGGTTTAATATCAGAGGAAAAAAGTAAgttgaaaaatgcatttaaaaagcttaaaatgtgTCCGGCAGAAGCAGAAGGATGAAAGTAAAACTTCTTGGACACACTTTTTTGTAGTCAggggttttttttaaaacggacAAATGCCCATTTTTAAACGGCTGAAAAAAAACACTCCCAGACGTTGAATTTAATATAACTATATCGATCAAGGAATTTTGGTTATCACTCCCAAAATTTGTTGCCCGCTATTGGTCTATTTCTtagataaaatttattgaaaaattttcgaCATTTTAACACCGTGaatatcaataaatttgtatccTCAGACTAAAAATGAAGCTTATTAGTTATTTACCTACATTCTAATCCCTTATTCAATACTTCTTTGGGATACTCGTTTTCATCAACACCAagcacgattttttttttaaattactaattTTTCAACCATCAAAAGTAAAATAGAAATCATCAACACTAAACACAAAGACATCATAAATATTCACCTTACAAATAATACCTATAcctatcaaaaatataaaaaataaagtttaaaaaaggatattaaaaacGATAACAGCTCTCGCGGTCCGGTTCTATGCTCCAATGTCAAATGACCAGCAAAATCATCTGTGACTAGATTTGGGTCACCCCCTGGCAAACCCGCGCACACTGGACAAACAACTTCTAAACTCGTCTCTGTATGCTCTGAACTTACGTGTTCCAACAGTGTCGAATCGCTGAAAcccatttttttacaatagggGCAGGTGAAACTTTGTGGCTGTTCTGAATTGAGCATTTCTCCACCGAAAAATAACTCAATATCGGATCGTGTTAGGATGCATTGCATTGGATGATCCACTGAATGTCTGGTACTGGTGACACCCTCTTCATAACAATCAGCACAAAGATCATAGTCATAGCAAATGAGACACTTATAACGTCTGCCATTGAAATTGCTTTTGAGACACGAATCACAGCTAACTCCTGTGAAAAacacaaaagacaaaaaaaaaaacaaaacaaaagacaatTAATTTTACTATAGCTATGTGTTATCTCGATAAAGAtagatgtaaataaaatatataagctttgagacacaaaaaatatcaaaaatatttttgttttctataaataaaaaaaaaaaataataaaaagaaaaaatacaaacacaagCAGTTTGAATTCGGTACAATTTGTAAATAGTTGTGGGTTAAATATTTTACCTTCATGTCGACTCATTGTTCAACACAAAACAGAACTGCACTTTTTACCCCGAGAAACCGAGAAACGGTAGTAGTATCACCTCCTCCTCTATTCTAGTCGTCTTCGTTGTTGTTGGGAATTGCAAACCACCTCCGCCACACCACCAACAATCTGCTCTGCTACTGCTCCGCTCCTCCTTTACGCTTCTGCTGCTATATTTTCTCGATTGCTTCTCGTTTTGTCTGTTCCTTGATGAAGAGGGTCGTGGTCGTGGTCGGGTCTTGAACACACAAGTTCTCTCtcccaattttaattttgttgttttttgggaAAATCGTATAATCTGTTAATGTTGAATTGAACGTGTGTCGTCGTATTTTTTGTGTATTATCCttcttgatttttgattttgatcttCAACTCgaatgtttttggtttttttcttttttacaatttgggGCTGAAGCGACGGACGACGGCGACGTTGCGGCCTGACATTCAAGCACTAGCACATTGGAAAGAAAAGAActgcaaataaaaaagagaagatATCATCTCATTTTCCGCACTATTCACCTTTTTCAGCTAAGcaagaaattttgaaagaaaattttattt
It encodes:
- the LOC129953834 gene encoding E3 ubiquitin-protein ligase Kcmf1 isoform X2, encoding MSRHEGVSCDSCLKSNFNGRRYKCLICYDYDLCADCYEEGVTSTRHSVDHPMQCILTRSDIELFFGGEMLNSEQPQSFTCPYCKKMGFSDSTLLEHVSSEHTETSLEVVCPVCAGLPGGDPNLVTDDFAGHLTLEHRTGPRELLSFLDEPSAIRHGGGVRRIPGRTLGGPRSRRSNMLVNSSSGLSALSPSGRDSVDPIAELLSQLSGVRRGGGSGSQSSQLQQLQMQIQLERQQASRQQLERLPRRQAHPMVSSSSSNATMQEIGNGSSGTPSSSGGGGAGTGGCRATEWTVNNTTTSSIQQSQSNVGGTSGSGGSALNTREVPLNTSVLTVNDFGLSSCQFLQPAVNGSGAGNTNTSDGGGQSSQFLLSKFMTPTLSEDELARLEKDRADRSLYVQAMLLSTLASFKHDSDWNSISKHKNAKSQSERPHSSDSDGITTVHSNAAIASNETTSDEQTVMNNNTMNRDQQQQTCPEDFVEEYSLQHQTSYNSNNAVSKKKPTSSGGKGGTQGLATASTMVLERRGRPPPPPVAVGGGAGGGTQPQQGPNQQKPTREMKTTSSSMSASNEIPDSR
- the LOC129953834 gene encoding E3 ubiquitin-protein ligase Kcmf1 isoform X3, with amino-acid sequence MSRHEGVSCDSCLKSNFNGRRYKCLICYDYDLCADCYEEGVTSTRHSVDHPMQCILTRSDIELFFGGEMLNSEQPQSFTCPYCKKMGFSDSTLLEHVSSEHTETSLEVVCPVCAGLPGGDPNLVTDDFAGHLTLEHRTGPRELLSFLDEPSAIRHGGGVRRIPGRTLGGPRSRRSNMLVNSSSGLSALSPSGRDSVDPIAELLSQLSGVRRGGGSGSQSSQLQQLQMQIQLERQQVIASRQQLERLPRRQAHPMVSSSSSNATMQEIGNGSSGTPSSSGGGGAGTGGCRATEWTVNNTTTSSIQQSQSNVGGTSGSGGSALNTREPAVNGSGAGNTNTSDGGGQSSQFLLSKFMTPTLSEDELARLEKDRADRSLYVQAMLLSTLASFKHDSDWNSISKHKNAKSQSERPHSSDSDGITTVHSNAAIASNETTSDEQTVMNNNTMNRDQQQQTCPEDFVEEYSLQHQTSYNSNNAVSKKKPTSSGGKGGTQGLATASTMVLERRGRPPPPPVAVGGGAGGGTQPQQGPNQQKPTREMKTTSSSMSASNEIPDSR
- the LOC129953834 gene encoding E3 ubiquitin-protein ligase Kcmf1 isoform X1, which translates into the protein MSRHEGVSCDSCLKSNFNGRRYKCLICYDYDLCADCYEEGVTSTRHSVDHPMQCILTRSDIELFFGGEMLNSEQPQSFTCPYCKKMGFSDSTLLEHVSSEHTETSLEVVCPVCAGLPGGDPNLVTDDFAGHLTLEHRTGPRELLSFLDEPSAIRHGGGVRRIPGRTLGGPRSRRSNMLVNSSSGLSALSPSGRDSVDPIAELLSQLSGVRRGGGSGSQSSQLQQLQMQIQLERQQVIASRQQLERLPRRQAHPMVSSSSSNATMQEIGNGSSGTPSSSGGGGAGTGGCRATEWTVNNTTTSSIQQSQSNVGGTSGSGGSALNTREVPLNTSVLTVNDFGLSSCQFLQPAVNGSGAGNTNTSDGGGQSSQFLLSKFMTPTLSEDELARLEKDRADRSLYVQAMLLSTLASFKHDSDWNSISKHKNAKSQSERPHSSDSDGITTVHSNAAIASNETTSDEQTVMNNNTMNRDQQQQTCPEDFVEEYSLQHQTSYNSNNAVSKKKPTSSGGKGGTQGLATASTMVLERRGRPPPPPVAVGGGAGGGTQPQQGPNQQKPTREMKTTSSSMSASNEIPDSR